In Pseudomonas oryzicola, one DNA window encodes the following:
- a CDS encoding DUF2238 domain-containing protein: protein MDTYHVRRRPEALQGLTRSRLAGDRHDTVICARPERKAMNEKLRLPASCAPSATPRQSAALLAVATVMVLASGVAPLDRADWLVENVLPVGLLLSLALTCRRWRFSPAAYLAIVVLLAIHELGAHFTYAKVPYDDWLEALTGHSLNTAMGWQRNQFDRLVHLSYGLLFVWPIKELLQRKAGLNGAWLALGTVSMVLATSALYELFEWVGGQYLGDDRARAFLATQKDPWDAQKDMALALSGAVVCLLIQQLAAFNRPGPAA from the coding sequence ATGGACACTTATCATGTCCGCCGCCGACCCGAGGCGCTCCAAGGGCTGACCCGGTCACGGCTCGCCGGTGATCGGCACGACACGGTCATCTGTGCCCGGCCCGAGCGCAAAGCCATGAACGAGAAGCTGAGGCTGCCTGCCAGTTGCGCCCCGTCGGCCACGCCCCGCCAGAGCGCAGCCCTGCTGGCAGTGGCCACGGTGATGGTCCTTGCCTCCGGGGTGGCGCCATTGGACCGGGCAGACTGGCTGGTGGAAAACGTCTTGCCGGTAGGGTTGCTGCTGAGCCTGGCACTGACCTGTCGGCGCTGGCGCTTTTCCCCAGCGGCCTATCTGGCCATCGTCGTGCTACTGGCGATTCACGAACTGGGCGCGCATTTCACCTATGCCAAGGTGCCCTACGATGACTGGCTGGAAGCGCTCACCGGCCACTCGCTGAATACCGCCATGGGCTGGCAGCGCAATCAGTTCGATCGGCTGGTGCATCTGAGCTACGGCCTGCTGTTCGTCTGGCCGATCAAGGAGCTGCTGCAACGAAAGGCCGGCCTGAACGGCGCCTGGCTTGCGCTGGGCACCGTGTCGATGGTGCTGGCGACGTCGGCACTGTATGAACTGTTCGAATGGGTGGGCGGCCAGTACCTGGGCGACGACCGGGCGCGAGCGTTCCTGGCGACCCAGAAAGACCCCTGGGACGCACAGAAGGACATGGCCCTGGCGTTGTCCGGCGCTGTGGTGTGTTTGTTGATCCAGCAATTGGCGGCGTTCAATAGACCAGGGCCGGCGGCCTAG
- a CDS encoding phage holin family protein produces the protein MNKDPLHTTPGLHTPVDDPVGVGGLLRQLMREVPELFTKELALAKAELQHNLATLKAGTAAVAAGAIVVLAGFIMLLLAAVYALALVLQPWLAALIVGAVTVVIGFIMLQSGKKQFEPGHLAPDRTLHAMQQDKDTLTRKLP, from the coding sequence ATGAACAAAGATCCTTTGCACACTACCCCAGGGTTGCACACTCCGGTTGATGACCCGGTCGGCGTCGGTGGCCTGTTGCGTCAGCTGATGCGTGAGGTACCGGAGCTGTTCACCAAGGAACTGGCCCTGGCCAAGGCCGAACTGCAGCACAACCTGGCCACCCTGAAGGCCGGCACAGCAGCCGTGGCGGCCGGGGCAATCGTGGTCCTGGCGGGCTTCATCATGCTGTTGCTGGCGGCGGTCTACGCGTTGGCCCTGGTGCTCCAGCCCTGGCTGGCGGCGCTGATCGTGGGCGCGGTCACGGTGGTGATCGGCTTCATCATGCTGCAGTCGGGCAAGAAACAGTTCGAGCCTGGCCACCTGGCCCCTGACCGTACCTTGCATGCCATGCAACAGGACAAGGACACGCTGACGAGGAAACTGCCATGA
- a CDS encoding DUF3833 domain-containing protein: MYKVLLMTACLLLASCGNVDVDHYARETPAFDLAAFFSRPVQAWGMFQKRSGEVVKRFHVRIDSRRDGERLILDEHFTYSDGTRQQRTWTLVPDGRGQWKGTAGDVIGEARGQVAGNALRWRYRLDLPVDGRHWEVELDDWMYLMDEDTLINRSSMSKLGVEVGQVTLFFRRMPEVTP; this comes from the coding sequence ATGTACAAGGTGCTGCTGATGACCGCCTGCCTGCTGCTGGCCAGCTGCGGCAATGTCGACGTGGATCATTATGCCCGGGAAACACCGGCCTTTGACCTGGCGGCGTTCTTCTCGCGGCCGGTACAAGCCTGGGGCATGTTCCAGAAGCGTTCCGGCGAAGTGGTCAAGCGCTTTCATGTGCGCATCGACAGCCGACGCGACGGCGAGCGGCTGATCCTGGACGAGCACTTCACCTACAGCGATGGCACCCGACAGCAGCGCACCTGGACCTTGGTGCCGGACGGCCGCGGCCAGTGGAAGGGCACCGCGGGCGATGTGATCGGCGAGGCCCGCGGGCAGGTGGCGGGCAACGCCTTGCGCTGGCGCTACCGCTTGGACCTGCCGGTAGACGGCAGGCACTGGGAAGTGGAGCTGGACGACTGGATGTACCTGATGGATGAAGACACGCTGATCAACCGCTCCAGCATGAGCAAGCTGGGCGTCGAGGTTGGCCAGGTTACCTTGTTCTTTCGCCGCATGCCGGAGGTCACACCATGA
- a CDS encoding DUF6482 family protein has translation MNLQRLTELAAAGAVNELELLSLEGGFYVLRALTGAGPVTLSDEHGQATRLRSTTEVRQLLAGWPEVPCMLVQQVVHDEMCGQRDGPIAPLRVPLSLSTQW, from the coding sequence ATGAACCTGCAACGCCTTACCGAACTGGCCGCCGCCGGCGCCGTCAACGAACTCGAACTGCTGTCACTGGAGGGCGGTTTCTACGTGCTGCGGGCCCTGACCGGCGCCGGCCCGGTGACCTTGAGCGATGAGCACGGGCAGGCCACGCGCCTGCGCTCTACAACCGAGGTGCGCCAACTGCTCGCCGGCTGGCCGGAGGTGCCCTGCATGCTGGTGCAACAAGTGGTGCATGACGAAATGTGCGGCCAGCGCGACGGCCCCATCGCGCCGCTGCGGGTGCCTTTGTCGCTGAGTACGCAATGGTAG
- a CDS encoding zinc-dependent alcohol dehydrogenase: protein MRALTYHGAQDVRVDTVPDPAIQDQDDIILRVTATAICGSDLHLYHGKIPQTEPGDIFGHEFMGVVEETGRGVTNLQVGDRVVIPFVIACGSCFFCQLEQFAACETTNTGRGAILNKKSIPPGAALFGYSHLYGGVPGGQADFVRVPKANVGPFKVPTALPDDKVLFLSDILPTAWQAVTNAQVGQGSTVAIYGAGPVGLLSAACARMLGAQTIFMVDDNDYRLAFAREAYGVVPINFEQDDDPADSIIRLTPGMRGVDAVIDAVGFEAKGSTTETLLTTLKIEGSSGKALRQSIAAVRRGGVVSVPGVYAGFIHAFMFGDAFDKGLTFKMGQTHVQKFLPELLEHIEAGRLEPELIVTHRLALEEAAMGYRMFDQKQDDCRKVILVPGAAAGTLGPDHAVGGGQP, encoded by the coding sequence ATGAGAGCATTGACATACCACGGGGCCCAGGACGTCAGGGTCGACACTGTGCCTGACCCGGCCATTCAGGACCAGGACGACATCATCCTGCGGGTCACGGCCACCGCCATCTGCGGCTCCGACCTGCACCTCTACCACGGCAAGATTCCGCAGACCGAACCTGGCGATATCTTCGGCCACGAGTTCATGGGCGTGGTCGAGGAGACTGGCCGCGGCGTCACCAACCTGCAGGTCGGCGACCGCGTGGTGATCCCTTTCGTGATCGCCTGTGGCAGTTGCTTCTTCTGCCAGCTCGAGCAGTTCGCCGCTTGCGAAACCACCAACACCGGCCGGGGTGCGATCCTCAACAAGAAGAGCATCCCGCCGGGTGCAGCGTTGTTCGGCTACAGCCACCTGTATGGCGGCGTGCCCGGTGGCCAGGCCGATTTCGTGCGGGTGCCCAAGGCCAACGTCGGCCCGTTCAAGGTGCCCACCGCCCTGCCCGACGACAAGGTACTGTTCCTCTCGGACATCCTGCCCACGGCCTGGCAGGCCGTGACCAATGCCCAGGTCGGCCAAGGCTCGACCGTGGCCATCTATGGCGCCGGGCCGGTCGGCCTGCTGAGCGCGGCCTGCGCACGCATGCTTGGTGCGCAGACGATCTTCATGGTCGATGACAACGACTACCGCCTGGCATTCGCCCGCGAGGCCTACGGCGTGGTGCCGATCAACTTCGAGCAGGATGACGACCCGGCCGACAGCATCATCCGTCTGACCCCAGGCATGCGCGGCGTGGATGCGGTCATCGATGCGGTCGGCTTCGAGGCCAAGGGCAGCACCACCGAAACGCTGCTGACCACGCTGAAGATCGAGGGCAGCAGTGGCAAGGCGCTGCGCCAGAGCATCGCCGCGGTGCGCCGGGGCGGTGTGGTCAGTGTGCCCGGGGTGTATGCCGGGTTCATCCATGCCTTCATGTTTGGCGATGCCTTCGACAAGGGCCTGACCTTCAAGATGGGCCAGACCCATGTGCAGAAGTTCTTGCCCGAACTGCTCGAACATATCGAGGCCGGGCGGCTGGAGCCGGAACTGATCGTCACCCATCGCCTGGCCCTGGAAGAAGCAGCCATGGGCTACCGGATGTTCGACCAGAAGCAGGACGACTGCCGCAAGGTCATCCTCGTGCCGGGCGCTGCCGCCGGCACCTTGGGGCCAGACCACGCAGTCGGGGGGGGCCAGCCATGA
- a CDS encoding RNA polymerase sigma factor — protein sequence MSFEPAKPTLLSTLVRHYDELVDHIRRRFGDRGMARDVVHDVCVQLLERGEKDDVRAPLALLRKISNDTAISRYRSDRRRGAWVQAFAELPEVVCPAPTPGGRYDAEREFQLLVNAIASLPPRCQAVFIMHKIHQMPQAEVAAHLGLSIKTVEKHLRLGVATCKERLGRDGVCA from the coding sequence GTGTCGTTCGAGCCCGCCAAACCGACGCTGTTGTCTACCTTGGTACGTCACTACGACGAGCTGGTGGACCACATTCGCCGACGCTTCGGCGACCGAGGCATGGCTCGCGACGTTGTGCATGACGTGTGCGTGCAGTTGCTCGAACGCGGCGAAAAGGACGACGTTCGGGCACCACTGGCGTTGCTGCGCAAGATCTCCAACGACACCGCCATCAGCCGCTATCGCAGCGATCGTCGTCGGGGCGCCTGGGTGCAGGCGTTCGCCGAGCTGCCGGAGGTGGTCTGCCCGGCACCGACGCCCGGAGGCAGGTATGATGCCGAGCGCGAGTTCCAACTGCTGGTCAACGCTATCGCCAGCCTCCCGCCCCGCTGCCAGGCCGTTTTCATCATGCACAAGATCCACCAGATGCCCCAGGCCGAGGTCGCCGCACACCTGGGGCTTTCCATCAAGACCGTGGAAAAGCACCTGCGCCTCGGGGTGGCGACATGCAAGGAGCGGCTTGGCCGTGACGGGGTGTGCGCATGA
- a CDS encoding response regulator: protein MNTYESSAVHPTILLVEDEPILRELLTCALEDLGATVFPVGTAEEGRRLSLRQAFSLLLTDVRTPGPLNGLALAQELHDRQPATRIIVMSGYHDAASTTLPPGAVFLPKPWALDQLLAVIGDQLGKVKPPSVRPAA, encoded by the coding sequence ATGAACACCTACGAGTCATCCGCTGTTCACCCAACCATCCTGCTGGTGGAGGACGAGCCGATCCTGCGTGAACTGCTGACCTGCGCCCTGGAAGACCTGGGCGCCACGGTCTTCCCGGTGGGTACCGCCGAAGAGGGCCGGCGGCTCTCGCTACGGCAGGCATTTTCACTGCTGCTGACCGACGTCAGAACGCCCGGCCCGTTGAACGGGCTGGCGCTTGCGCAGGAACTTCATGACCGCCAACCGGCGACCCGGATCATTGTCATGAGTGGTTACCACGATGCGGCCAGCACCACGCTACCGCCAGGTGCGGTATTTCTGCCCAAGCCCTGGGCGCTTGACCAGTTGCTCGCGGTTATTGGCGACCAGTTGGGGAAGGTCAAACCGCCGAGCGTCAGACCTGCGGCCTGA
- a CDS encoding chalcone isomerase family protein — MPTAARWAGLALLLLFAGPAPADWRSVVPAAQLSGSGEFTWFGMRLYSARLWSSGPVQDGQHAFALELRYHVELSRDTLVQASLKEMRRLGAAPEQLDAWRGLLEAAFVDVRPGQRITGVYLPGLGCRFYVDDRLRREIGDTAFAKAFFAIWLGEGARDQQLRARLLGRQPWG, encoded by the coding sequence ATGCCAACCGCAGCGCGTTGGGCCGGGCTGGCTCTGTTGCTCCTGTTCGCCGGGCCGGCCCCCGCCGACTGGCGCTCGGTAGTGCCTGCTGCCCAGCTGTCCGGCAGCGGTGAATTCACCTGGTTCGGAATGCGCCTGTACAGCGCCCGGCTCTGGTCTAGCGGGCCTGTCCAGGATGGGCAGCATGCGTTCGCACTTGAACTGCGCTACCACGTGGAACTGTCCCGCGACACCTTGGTGCAAGCCAGCCTCAAGGAAATGCGCAGGCTTGGCGCTGCTCCGGAGCAACTCGATGCCTGGCGTGGTTTGCTGGAGGCGGCTTTTGTCGATGTTCGCCCAGGCCAGCGTATCACTGGCGTGTATCTGCCAGGCCTGGGCTGCCGCTTCTACGTGGATGACAGGTTGCGTCGCGAAATCGGCGATACCGCCTTCGCCAAGGCATTTTTCGCCATCTGGCTGGGCGAGGGTGCCAGGGACCAGCAATTGCGCGCCCGCCTACTGGGCCGTCAACCATGGGGGTGA
- a CDS encoding TonB-dependent siderophore receptor, whose protein sequence is MHFPLRNRQLRLSLLASSLLIAMSAEGRERVNVDLPAAPLGEAINALAQQSSVQILFASDLAAGRQTPAVKGRFTIEEALRTLLKDSGLQVEARDERTFVVVPQGSPTAMPTARTAPVEMAQMEITASRTSSSLVSATRQSTVIEHEQLQELRQGSESLATVLAKAVPGMSDSSRTVTEYGQTLRGRSLLVMVDGVPLNTNRDSSRNLANIDPALIERVEVIRGSSAIYGSGATGGIISITTRPAGGDNRAETSLSATSPLTRLGSDGLGGQFQQYVAGSQGAVDYAFDFGTRHIGASYDAHGDRIAPEPSQGDLFDSNIYNVGGKLGLHLDDNQRIQLAASHYEARQDSDHATDPSVARYPAGSLPANAIKGLDLDEQNHIRNTLLNLEYEHLDILGSKLSAQLYYRDYFTRFTPFDARAVATRGGNVDQIMQNSEVFGSRLTLRTPLGDSGNTELVWGGDYNQERSDMPIDVFDPAAYDASGGLVFDKIGGLTYMPPLKTRSAGAFAQLQHRFDEHWSVDGGLRYEYSTAEFDDFVPLSESRAASPVAVEGGKIHYDALLSNLGIVYSPVLGQELYASFSQGFQLPDVGIQLRNARRGFDLGASNLEPVKTNNYELGWRGELGGNTLGTLALFYTTSKLGDVQSFNNGLILTRTKERIYGVEASADWLSDDAVWGAGGSASWMRGREKPDGKGWQDMTGYRVPPLKLTAYVQYKPTLDWSNRLQATFFDGKDYRLDGLDSFGRHEVSSYTTVDLISQYQVSADDKVSVGIQNLFNRDYYPLYSQLLRNNNNTSHLPAPGAVVTASYTHNW, encoded by the coding sequence GTGCATTTTCCGCTCCGCAATCGTCAACTCCGCCTGTCACTACTGGCCAGTAGCTTGCTCATCGCAATGTCGGCCGAAGGCCGTGAACGGGTGAACGTGGACCTGCCTGCTGCCCCGCTGGGTGAGGCCATCAACGCCCTGGCGCAGCAGTCTTCGGTACAGATCCTGTTCGCCAGTGATCTTGCTGCAGGTCGCCAGACCCCTGCGGTGAAGGGCCGCTTCACCATCGAGGAAGCACTTCGGACACTGCTCAAGGACAGCGGCCTGCAAGTCGAGGCCAGGGATGAACGCACCTTTGTCGTCGTCCCACAGGGTTCACCCACTGCCATGCCGACAGCCCGGACTGCGCCCGTGGAAATGGCGCAGATGGAAATCACCGCTTCGCGTACCAGCAGCAGCCTGGTTTCCGCGACGCGGCAGTCCACCGTTATCGAGCATGAGCAACTGCAGGAGCTGCGCCAGGGCTCGGAGAGCCTGGCCACGGTACTGGCCAAGGCGGTGCCGGGCATGTCCGACTCCAGCCGCACCGTCACCGAGTACGGGCAGACCTTGCGCGGGCGCAGCCTGTTGGTCATGGTCGACGGCGTGCCGCTCAATACCAACCGCGACTCGTCGCGCAACCTGGCCAACATCGACCCGGCACTGATCGAACGGGTCGAAGTCATCCGTGGCAGCAGCGCCATCTATGGCAGCGGCGCCACGGGGGGCATCATTTCCATCACCACACGGCCTGCCGGTGGCGACAACCGGGCTGAAACCAGCCTCAGCGCCACCTCGCCGTTGACCCGCCTGGGCAGCGATGGCCTGGGTGGGCAGTTCCAGCAGTACGTTGCCGGCTCGCAGGGCGCGGTGGACTATGCCTTCGACTTCGGTACCCGCCATATCGGTGCTTCATACGACGCGCACGGCGACCGCATCGCCCCGGAGCCCAGCCAGGGCGACCTGTTCGACTCGAACATCTACAACGTTGGCGGCAAGCTGGGGCTGCACCTCGACGACAACCAGCGTATCCAGCTCGCGGCCAGCCACTACGAGGCACGCCAGGATAGCGACCATGCCACCGACCCCAGTGTCGCCAGGTACCCGGCAGGTTCGCTGCCGGCCAACGCGATCAAGGGCCTGGACCTGGACGAGCAGAACCATATCCGCAACACCCTGCTGAACCTGGAGTACGAGCACCTCGACATCCTCGGCAGCAAGCTCTCTGCCCAGCTGTACTACCGGGACTACTTCACCCGCTTCACGCCCTTCGATGCCCGCGCCGTCGCCACCCGTGGCGGCAATGTCGACCAGATCATGCAGAACAGCGAAGTGTTCGGCAGCCGCCTGACCTTGCGCACACCGCTTGGCGACAGCGGCAACACCGAGCTGGTGTGGGGCGGCGACTACAACCAGGAACGCAGCGACATGCCGATCGATGTGTTCGACCCGGCGGCTTACGATGCCAGCGGCGGCCTGGTCTTCGACAAGATCGGCGGGCTGACCTACATGCCACCACTCAAGACCCGTAGCGCCGGAGCGTTCGCCCAGCTGCAGCATCGCTTTGACGAGCACTGGTCGGTGGACGGCGGCTTGCGCTACGAGTACTCCACCGCCGAATTCGATGATTTCGTGCCGTTGTCCGAATCGAGGGCGGCTTCACCCGTGGCGGTGGAGGGCGGAAAGATCCATTACGATGCACTGCTGTCGAACCTCGGCATCGTCTATTCACCGGTGCTTGGCCAGGAGCTCTACGCCTCCTTCAGCCAGGGCTTCCAACTGCCTGACGTGGGCATCCAATTGCGCAATGCACGGCGTGGCTTCGACCTTGGCGCCTCGAACCTGGAGCCTGTCAAGACCAACAACTATGAGCTCGGCTGGCGCGGCGAGCTGGGCGGCAACACACTCGGCACGTTGGCACTGTTCTACACCACCTCCAAGCTGGGCGACGTGCAGAGTTTCAACAATGGCCTGATCCTCACCCGGACCAAGGAGCGCATCTATGGAGTCGAAGCCAGTGCCGACTGGCTGTCGGACGATGCAGTGTGGGGGGCTGGGGGCAGTGCGAGCTGGATGCGCGGGCGCGAGAAGCCGGACGGCAAAGGCTGGCAGGACATGACCGGCTACCGGGTGCCGCCGCTGAAGCTGACTGCCTATGTGCAATACAAGCCGACCCTGGACTGGAGCAACCGCCTGCAAGCCACGTTCTTCGATGGCAAGGACTACAGGCTTGATGGCCTGGACAGCTTTGGCCGGCACGAGGTGAGCAGCTATACGACCGTCGACCTGATCAGCCAGTACCAGGTCTCTGCTGACGACAAGGTCAGCGTCGGCATCCAGAACCTGTTCAACCGGGACTACTACCCGCTCTACAGCCAGTTGTTGCGCAACAACAACAATACCAGCCACTTGCCAGCCCCCGGCGCGGTGGTGACCGCCAGCTATACGCACAATTGGTGA
- a CDS encoding DUF3618 domain-containing protein produces the protein MTTSFEHEAHKDPEQLEQEINAKREHISDLVDALEQRLSPGQMVDRVLAYAKGNGGEFFTNLGTTLKNNPVPATLTVLGLAWLGLNQNRPFNPGPAHHGPGLGDKLGEAVDSVKGAFASAGEAMHDASQKVRMKAHDMRDRASDLSSGARDSMGASADTLRSSAHKVGDQATALKGQFDHLLQEQPLVLAALGIALGAALGAALPGTRKEDQLMGASSDRLSDTLKAKGSEVKAAVAQSLEQGADKPPARPGRGADGSDLSSGLGFNP, from the coding sequence ATGACTACTTCCTTCGAACATGAGGCGCACAAGGACCCGGAGCAGCTCGAACAGGAAATCAATGCCAAACGCGAGCATATCAGTGACCTGGTGGATGCCCTGGAACAGCGGCTGAGCCCGGGCCAGATGGTCGACCGGGTACTGGCTTACGCCAAGGGCAACGGCGGTGAGTTCTTCACCAACCTGGGCACCACCCTCAAGAACAACCCGGTGCCTGCCACCTTGACCGTGCTGGGCCTGGCGTGGCTCGGGCTCAACCAGAACCGCCCGTTCAATCCGGGGCCTGCGCACCACGGGCCGGGGCTGGGCGACAAGCTCGGCGAGGCGGTGGATAGCGTGAAGGGCGCCTTCGCATCGGCAGGCGAGGCGATGCACGATGCCAGCCAGAAAGTGCGCATGAAAGCGCATGACATGCGTGATCGGGCCAGTGACCTGAGCAGCGGTGCGCGGGATTCGATGGGCGCCTCTGCAGATACCCTGCGCAGTTCCGCACACAAGGTTGGTGACCAGGCAACCGCACTCAAGGGCCAGTTCGACCACCTGCTGCAAGAACAGCCGCTGGTGTTGGCTGCGCTGGGCATTGCGCTGGGTGCTGCGTTAGGAGCGGCGTTACCGGGTACCCGCAAGGAAGACCAGCTCATGGGTGCCAGCAGCGACCGCCTGAGCGACACGCTCAAGGCCAAAGGCAGCGAGGTGAAGGCGGCGGTTGCGCAGTCGCTCGAACAAGGGGCCGACAAACCGCCGGCCCGGCCGGGGCGCGGCGCTGACGGCTCCGACCTGTCATCAGGGTTGGGCTTCAACCCCTGA
- a CDS encoding FecR family protein, producing MSHTPEQLPLDEALERHRDQLRQLFPVPPPRPARTKVAKSAAIALVVACAFVALAWLNPVYKTERFATAIGEQRAVLLGDGSRLLLDSGSRVDVRWRLRSREAGLHAGQVLFDVSSAVYRPFVVSAGLTKVEVLGTLFNVRRLDDDNVRVTLARGRVQVAAAAQTPVSLMPGQQVDAIGGRLLPVTNADAARAMAWKEGRIVFEQTPLGEAVSVLRHYRKAAIRLDDPSLAALKLSGVFDAHNVDRLLALLPSILPVSVQQEGDGSVQIRRKPVRK from the coding sequence ATGAGCCACACGCCGGAACAGTTGCCACTGGACGAGGCGCTGGAGCGGCATCGTGACCAGCTCCGCCAGCTGTTCCCCGTCCCGCCGCCCAGGCCCGCACGCACGAAAGTGGCCAAGTCGGCGGCTATTGCGCTGGTGGTTGCATGCGCCTTTGTAGCCCTGGCCTGGCTGAACCCCGTGTACAAGACCGAGCGTTTCGCTACCGCCATTGGTGAACAACGCGCTGTGTTGCTGGGCGACGGCAGCAGACTGCTGCTCGACAGCGGTTCCCGCGTCGATGTTCGCTGGCGCCTGCGCAGTCGCGAAGCCGGCCTGCACGCCGGGCAGGTCCTGTTCGATGTGTCCTCGGCCGTGTACCGCCCGTTCGTGGTGTCGGCAGGGCTGACGAAAGTCGAGGTGCTAGGCACGCTGTTCAATGTGCGCCGCCTGGATGACGACAACGTGCGCGTGACACTGGCGCGCGGGCGCGTGCAGGTCGCCGCTGCGGCGCAAACGCCTGTCAGCCTCATGCCAGGGCAACAGGTTGATGCGATTGGCGGGCGACTGCTGCCGGTGACCAACGCTGACGCCGCCAGGGCGATGGCCTGGAAGGAAGGGCGCATCGTGTTCGAGCAGACGCCGCTGGGTGAAGCAGTGTCGGTGTTGCGCCACTATCGTAAGGCAGCCATTCGCCTGGACGACCCGAGCCTGGCCGCGCTCAAGCTGAGCGGGGTGTTCGACGCGCACAATGTCGACCGGCTGCTGGCGCTGCTACCGAGCATCCTGCCGGTTTCGGTGCAGCAGGAAGGCGATGGCAGCGTGCAGATCCGGCGCAAACCAGTACGAAAATAA
- a CDS encoding type 1 glutamine amidotransferase domain-containing protein, producing MKNILMVLTSHDQLGDTGKKTGFWLEEFAAPYYVFIDAGADVTLASPKGGQPPLDPKSDEADAQTEATRRFAHDTEGQMALADTVPLGEIDPYHFDAVFYPGGHGPLWDLAEDADSRTLLEAFYAANKPIAAVCHAPAVLKEVKAPDGHPVVKGKRVTGFANSEEQAVGLSEVVPFLVEDMLKAHGGEYSKAADWASHVVEDGHLITGQNPASSEAVARALLKRLGQQPGA from the coding sequence ATGAAGAACATTCTGATGGTCCTGACCTCTCACGACCAACTGGGCGACACCGGCAAGAAAACCGGCTTCTGGCTGGAGGAATTCGCCGCGCCCTACTACGTGTTCATCGACGCCGGTGCCGATGTCACGCTCGCCTCGCCCAAGGGCGGCCAGCCGCCACTGGACCCGAAGAGCGACGAGGCTGACGCCCAGACCGAGGCAACCCGGCGCTTCGCCCACGACACCGAAGGGCAAATGGCCCTGGCCGACACCGTACCACTCGGGGAAATCGACCCCTACCACTTCGATGCGGTGTTCTACCCCGGCGGGCACGGGCCATTATGGGACCTGGCCGAGGACGCAGATTCGCGGACCCTGCTCGAAGCGTTCTATGCCGCTAACAAGCCGATTGCCGCTGTGTGTCATGCACCCGCCGTGCTGAAGGAGGTGAAGGCACCCGACGGGCACCCGGTGGTCAAGGGCAAGCGAGTGACCGGCTTCGCCAACAGCGAAGAACAGGCGGTGGGGCTGAGCGAGGTGGTGCCGTTTCTGGTGGAGGACATGCTCAAGGCCCACGGTGGTGAATATTCCAAGGCTGCCGACTGGGCCAGCCACGTGGTCGAGGACGGCCATTTGATCACCGGCCAGAACCCCGCGTCATCCGAAGCGGTGGCCAGGGCACTGCTCAAGCGCCTGGGTCAGCAACCCGGCGCCTGA